The following proteins are encoded in a genomic region of Oncorhynchus keta strain PuntledgeMale-10-30-2019 chromosome 35, Oket_V2, whole genome shotgun sequence:
- the LOC118368153 gene encoding stathmin-4-like isoform X2, with protein sequence MTLAAYRDKMRELPLASIFCSCILPEPKEKPTKKEGVVDLNLCIIRDMEVIELNKRRSGQAFEVILKPPSFDGGPNTLAITPPRREPSLEEIQRKLDAAEERRKCQEAELLKHLAEKREHEREVAQKALEEHNSFIRLAKERLELRMEHNKEKREAHLAAMLERLQEKDKHAVEVS encoded by the exons ATGACTCTTgcag CATACAGAGACAAGATGCGGGAGCTCCCTCTAGCGTCCATCTTCTGTTCCTGCATCCTACCTGAACCCAAAGAAAAGCCCACCAAGAAAGAAG GTGTGGTGGACCTGAACCTGTGCATCATCAGGGATATGGAGGTGATTGAGCTGAACAAGAGAAGGTCCGGCCAGGCCTTCGAGGTCATCCTGAAGCCACCCTCATTCGACGGGGGTCCGAACACCCTCGCCATCACACCCCCACGCAGGGAGCCCTCCCTGGAGGAGATCCAGAGGAAGCTGGACGccgcggaggagaggagaaag TGCCAGGAGGCTGAGCTGCTGAAGCACTTGGCAGAAAAACGGGAACATGAGCGCGAGGTGGCCCAGAAGGCCCTGGAGGAACACAACAGCTTCATCCGGCTGGCCAAGGAGCGGCTGGAGCTGCGCATGGAGCACAACAAGGAGAAACGGGAGGCACACCTGGCCGCCATGCTGGAACGCCTGCAGGAGAAG GACAAGCACGCTGTGGAG GTGTCATGA
- the LOC118368153 gene encoding stathmin-4-like isoform X1, whose product MTLAAYRDKMRELPLASIFCSCILPEPKEKPTKKEGVVDLNLCIIRDMEVIELNKRRSGQAFEVILKPPSFDGGPNTLAITPPRREPSLEEIQRKLDAAEERRKCQEAELLKHLAEKREHEREVAQKALEEHNSFIRLAKERLELRMEHNKEKREAHLAAMLERLQEKDKHAVEVRKNREHKEESG is encoded by the exons ATGACTCTTgcag CATACAGAGACAAGATGCGGGAGCTCCCTCTAGCGTCCATCTTCTGTTCCTGCATCCTACCTGAACCCAAAGAAAAGCCCACCAAGAAAGAAG GTGTGGTGGACCTGAACCTGTGCATCATCAGGGATATGGAGGTGATTGAGCTGAACAAGAGAAGGTCCGGCCAGGCCTTCGAGGTCATCCTGAAGCCACCCTCATTCGACGGGGGTCCGAACACCCTCGCCATCACACCCCCACGCAGGGAGCCCTCCCTGGAGGAGATCCAGAGGAAGCTGGACGccgcggaggagaggagaaag TGCCAGGAGGCTGAGCTGCTGAAGCACTTGGCAGAAAAACGGGAACATGAGCGCGAGGTGGCCCAGAAGGCCCTGGAGGAACACAACAGCTTCATCCGGCTGGCCAAGGAGCGGCTGGAGCTGCGCATGGAGCACAACAAGGAGAAACGGGAGGCACACCTGGCCGCCATGCTGGAACGCCTGCAGGAGAAG GACAAGCACGCTGTGGAGGTGAGGAAAAACAGAGAGCACAAGGaggagagcgggtag
- the LOC118369219 gene encoding interleukin-17F-like, translating to MISTLSFQSLTVSDDFSFFKILLDFATGVCISWGRHYNVCCLKSKSPNETWGKDPFQRWYQATNSPSVPQVLCMKGVLVMMMGAEAAPRAHPEKTESHTRTTLQTHKKPAESSGPDTVILPLHLDPNDLVPFHSNRPICNHSISPWTYNTTYDDRRFPPIISEVRCSLKGCLNIKGKEDRNLKSKPIFYQILVLRKVMGSGKKCHYRLESKVISVGCTCVRPTIEQ from the exons ATGATATCTACTTTAAGCTTCCAGTCTTTGACGGTAAGTGATGACTTTAGTTTCTTCAAGATATTACTGGATTTTGCCACTGGTGTCTGTATCAGCTGGGGAAGACATTACAATGTGTGCTGTTTGAAAAGTAAGAGTCCCAATGAAACCTGGGGTAAAGATCCATTTCAGAGGTGGTACCAGGCTACTAACAGTCCCTCGGTTCCTCAGGTGTTGTGTATGAAGGGggtgttggtgatgatgatgggggCAGAGGCGGCCCCCCGTGCCCATCCAGAGAAGACAGAGAGCCACACACggaccacactgcagacacacaaGAAGCCTGCAGAGTCGTCAGGTCCCGACACAGTAATTCTTCCCCTGCACCTAGACCCAAATGACTTGGTTCCTTTCCATTCCAACAGACCTATTTGCAACCATTCAATCTCCCCATGGACTTACAA CACTACCTATGATGATAGACGCTTTCCCCCCATCATCTCGGAGGTCAGGTGCTCTCTGAAGGGATGTCTGAACATCAAGGGTAAGGAGGACAGGAACCTGAAGTCCAAACCCATCTTCTACCAGATCCTGGTCCTGAGGAAGGTGATGGGAAGTGGGAAGAAATGCCACTACCGGCTGGAGTCAAAGGTCATCTCGGTGGGCTGCACCTGTGTCAGGCCTACCATCGAACAGTAA